A part of Streptantibioticus cattleyicolor NRRL 8057 = DSM 46488 genomic DNA contains:
- a CDS encoding non-ribosomal peptide synthetase encodes MPADEHPAFRDLVQLLRYRAATTPEATAYVFVDDAGEHPVGYAELDRRVRQVAAGLREGPPAERALLLYPPGREYVIGFWACLYAGITAVPAYPPGGGRRIERVLDVAADCGAALALTDTASLAAFGERWNGHPGLRGVRLCSTESAPDVPADAWQPPRTGPDTVAFLQYTSGSTARPKGVVLHHGHLLHNAAALAGALSVGPEDSGVSWLPPYHDMGLIGGILQPVFSGFPCVLLPPSAFVRHPGRWLELISRHRATISAAPDFGYAECVRRVGAAERTGLDLSGWRHALVGAEPVRAATLDAFAGAFAARGFRRSAFYPCYGLAEATLFVTGGTAGAGPTALTVDRDGLGDGRLVPADGDGHPVLVACGAARTPDRVAVVDPATARELPDGDIGEVWISGPTVAAGYFGDDGATEETFRARRSDGDQADWLRTGDLGAVLDGHLYLTGRAKDVVVVRGRNHHPQDVEQTAERAHPLLMPGRGALFALDDGATPRVVLVHEVVRGHDPAALGDAATAVRAAVATAHGLRLADVALVRPGSVPRTSSGKVRRSACRQAYLAGELDRSRLDGDARSGGGDGELPSAGAGLRALAAEALEVPADVLRDDLPLVAQGLDSLAAARLAAAVEGATGTRVAVREFLEPVPLRELAARMVRAPRDAVPWRPGAAPATSTATSDQHRLWLLDQAGAGPAYLVTAALRLPGRRAPELLTAALTAVTRRHEALRTTYHFQPDGTLVQTVRAWTPPPLRHVDLTVDARRHGARTAVQRWARDQLAEPFDLARETPLRAALLRLGDDDHALVLTVHHIAVDGASLAVLLREAEAVCAAGPDGEPRLPEAPRYRDLAAWRREVTEASAAEDAAHWRRALAGTVPLELPADRPRPVRPSHRGGLHPVAVSPAGSAALAAFARAEGTTAFTVLLAGYAAVLARWSGQPDVVVAVPTAAGRPPGAEGVVGFTTLTLPVRVPVGAAATFRDLVRATAAAWRDADRHRDTPLDVIAREVSAAGGPPGADLARAAFVLGVPLPPWRAPGPVAEAFEVPLPAAQFDLSLHLTATPDGGCEGRLAYATDLFDAGSAARVADAFGRLLDRAVARPDEALDAHDLIAPEERRRLLEEFSGASVPPPGDLPAAKLFARQVAATPSAPAVLPATGGPPLTYRELARRSGRLADRLRALGAGPGTVVGVHLPYGAGLVTALLAILEADACYLPLDAEYPAARLRLVAEDARPAVLLGCAALDSASLAPDGTATLLLDPSAEPDGTPDAAAAPPARPARPDDLAFLIYTSGSTGTPKGVMVTRAGLANQLAAKRSAQPLGPDDRVLLHTACGFDISVSEMLWPLVTGACLVTPDGACPADLERMAALCAEHHVTACYFVPSVLRELLAVPGAAGHLAGVRQLQCAGEELTPQLAASVHRLLPGARLYNVYGPAEATIEVTVGAVDPGVDPGGKVPVGRPVAGARLYVLDAGGRPVPVGVAGEVCVGGVQVSRGYLGRPAATAERFVPDPAVPGGRLYRTGDRGRWRPDGRLEILGRLDRETKIRGQRVDPGEIEAVLRGHPAVSAAAVTVTTDGGGPPRLVAHVVPEPPGPAAVPADLLRGHLRQRLPRHMVPEVFVALPALPLGANGKTDLAALPAPPAARPDTSPDAAPRTPVERLVAAIWTDVLGVEHIGRHDDFFDLGGHSLLATRIAVRLRDTFGVDLTIADLLHHDLTVAALARAVEQRRLARTSAAELREALEAVRALSPAQSRALLGDPDTPPAP; translated from the coding sequence ATGCCGGCCGACGAGCACCCCGCCTTCCGTGACCTGGTGCAGCTGCTGCGCTACCGGGCCGCCACCACCCCCGAGGCCACGGCGTACGTCTTCGTGGACGACGCCGGTGAACACCCGGTCGGCTACGCCGAACTCGACCGCCGGGTGCGCCAGGTGGCGGCCGGGCTGCGGGAGGGCCCGCCGGCCGAGCGGGCGTTGCTGCTGTATCCGCCGGGGCGGGAGTACGTCATCGGCTTCTGGGCCTGCCTGTACGCGGGGATCACCGCGGTGCCGGCGTATCCGCCGGGCGGCGGGCGGCGGATCGAGCGGGTGCTGGACGTGGCGGCCGACTGCGGTGCGGCCCTGGCGCTGACCGACACCGCGAGCCTGGCCGCGTTCGGCGAGCGGTGGAACGGCCACCCCGGGCTGCGCGGGGTACGGCTGTGCTCCACCGAGTCCGCCCCCGACGTCCCGGCCGACGCCTGGCAGCCGCCCCGCACCGGCCCGGACACGGTGGCGTTCCTCCAGTACACCTCCGGTTCCACCGCCCGGCCCAAGGGCGTGGTGCTCCACCACGGCCATCTGCTGCACAACGCCGCCGCGCTCGCCGGGGCGTTGTCGGTGGGCCCGGAGGACTCCGGGGTGAGCTGGCTGCCGCCCTACCACGACATGGGGCTCATCGGCGGCATCCTGCAACCGGTCTTCAGCGGCTTCCCGTGCGTGCTGCTGCCGCCGTCCGCCTTCGTCCGCCACCCCGGGCGCTGGCTGGAGCTGATCTCCCGGCACCGGGCGACCATCAGCGCCGCCCCGGACTTCGGGTACGCCGAGTGCGTGCGCCGGGTCGGCGCGGCGGAACGGACCGGGCTCGACCTGAGCGGCTGGCGCCACGCGTTGGTGGGGGCCGAGCCGGTGCGCGCGGCCACGTTGGACGCGTTCGCCGGCGCCTTCGCCGCGCGGGGGTTCCGCCGGTCCGCGTTCTACCCCTGCTACGGGCTGGCCGAGGCCACGTTGTTCGTCACCGGCGGCACGGCGGGCGCCGGGCCGACCGCGCTCACCGTGGACCGCGACGGCCTCGGGGACGGCAGGCTGGTCCCGGCCGACGGCGACGGTCACCCCGTGCTGGTGGCCTGCGGCGCCGCCCGCACCCCGGACCGGGTGGCCGTGGTCGATCCGGCCACCGCGCGCGAGCTGCCGGACGGGGACATCGGCGAGGTGTGGATCAGCGGTCCCACCGTCGCGGCCGGCTACTTCGGCGACGACGGCGCGACCGAGGAGACGTTCCGCGCCCGGCGCTCCGACGGCGACCAGGCCGACTGGCTGCGCACCGGCGACCTCGGCGCCGTGCTCGACGGCCACCTGTACCTGACCGGACGCGCCAAGGACGTGGTCGTGGTCCGGGGCCGCAACCACCACCCCCAGGACGTCGAACAGACCGCGGAACGCGCCCACCCGCTGCTGATGCCCGGCCGTGGCGCGCTCTTCGCCCTGGACGACGGCGCGACACCACGGGTCGTCCTGGTGCACGAGGTCGTCCGCGGCCACGACCCGGCCGCCCTCGGCGACGCCGCCACCGCGGTACGCGCCGCCGTGGCCACCGCGCACGGACTGCGCCTCGCCGACGTCGCCCTGGTACGCCCCGGCTCCGTCCCGCGCACCTCCAGCGGCAAGGTCCGCCGGTCGGCGTGCCGGCAGGCGTACCTGGCGGGGGAGCTGGACCGGTCGCGGCTGGACGGGGACGCGCGGTCGGGCGGGGGCGATGGCGAACTGCCGTCCGCCGGTGCCGGGTTGAGGGCGCTCGCCGCCGAGGCGCTGGAGGTCCCCGCCGACGTGTTGCGGGACGATCTGCCGTTGGTGGCGCAGGGGCTGGACTCGCTGGCGGCGGCCCGGCTCGCCGCCGCGGTGGAGGGGGCCACCGGGACGCGGGTGGCGGTGCGTGAGTTCCTGGAGCCGGTCCCGTTGCGGGAGTTGGCCGCGCGGATGGTGCGGGCACCACGGGACGCCGTGCCCTGGCGGCCGGGGGCCGCGCCGGCCACCTCGACGGCCACCTCCGACCAGCACCGGCTGTGGCTGCTGGACCAGGCCGGGGCGGGCCCGGCCTACCTGGTCACCGCCGCCCTGCGGCTGCCCGGCCGCCGCGCCCCCGAACTGCTCACCGCGGCGCTGACCGCCGTCACCCGCCGCCACGAGGCGCTGCGCACCACGTACCACTTCCAGCCGGACGGCACCCTCGTCCAGACGGTACGTGCCTGGACCCCGCCACCGCTGCGCCACGTGGACCTCACGGTGGACGCCCGGCGCCACGGTGCCCGTACCGCCGTGCAGCGGTGGGCCCGGGACCAGTTGGCCGAACCGTTCGACCTGGCGCGGGAGACACCGCTGCGGGCCGCCCTGCTCCGGCTCGGCGACGACGACCACGCACTGGTGCTGACGGTGCATCACATCGCGGTGGACGGCGCCTCGCTGGCGGTGCTGCTGCGCGAGGCCGAGGCGGTCTGCGCGGCCGGCCCCGACGGGGAACCACGGCTGCCCGAGGCGCCCCGGTACCGTGATCTGGCCGCCTGGCGGCGTGAGGTGACCGAGGCGTCGGCCGCCGAGGACGCCGCCCACTGGCGCCGTGCGCTCGCCGGGACGGTGCCGTTGGAGCTCCCCGCCGACCGGCCGCGCCCGGTGCGGCCGAGCCACCGTGGCGGCCTGCACCCGGTGGCGGTCTCCCCCGCCGGATCCGCCGCGCTGGCCGCGTTCGCCCGGGCCGAGGGCACCACCGCGTTCACCGTGCTGCTGGCCGGGTACGCCGCCGTGCTCGCGCGCTGGAGCGGACAGCCGGACGTGGTGGTCGCGGTGCCCACCGCGGCCGGCCGGCCGCCGGGCGCCGAGGGCGTCGTCGGCTTCACCACGCTCACCCTCCCGGTACGCGTCCCCGTCGGCGCCGCCGCCACCTTCCGCGACCTGGTGCGGGCGACCGCCGCCGCCTGGCGGGACGCCGACCGCCACCGCGACACCCCCCTCGACGTCATCGCCCGCGAGGTGTCGGCGGCGGGCGGACCGCCCGGGGCCGACCTGGCCAGGGCCGCGTTCGTGCTCGGGGTGCCGCTGCCGCCGTGGCGGGCGCCGGGACCGGTCGCCGAGGCCTTCGAAGTGCCGTTGCCCGCCGCCCAGTTCGACCTGTCGCTGCATCTGACGGCGACCCCGGACGGCGGCTGCGAGGGGCGGCTGGCGTACGCCACCGACCTGTTCGACGCCGGTTCCGCGGCCCGCGTGGCGGACGCCTTCGGCCGGCTGCTCGACCGTGCCGTGGCCCGCCCGGACGAGGCCCTGGACGCCCACGACCTGATCGCGCCGGAGGAACGGCGGCGGCTGCTGGAGGAGTTCAGCGGCGCCTCGGTGCCCCCGCCCGGCGACCTGCCCGCCGCGAAGCTCTTCGCACGCCAGGTGGCCGCCACCCCGTCCGCGCCCGCCGTGCTCCCCGCCACCGGCGGCCCGCCGCTCACCTACCGGGAACTGGCCCGCCGGTCCGGCCGGCTCGCGGACCGGCTGCGGGCGCTCGGCGCCGGCCCCGGCACCGTGGTCGGCGTCCATCTGCCGTACGGCGCCGGGCTGGTGACCGCGTTGCTGGCGATCCTCGAGGCGGACGCCTGCTACCTGCCGCTGGACGCGGAGTATCCGGCCGCCCGGCTGCGCCTGGTGGCCGAGGACGCCCGCCCCGCCGTCCTGCTCGGCTGCGCCGCCCTGGACAGCGCGTCCCTCGCCCCGGACGGCACCGCCACCTTGCTGCTGGACCCCTCGGCGGAGCCCGACGGCACCCCGGACGCCGCCGCCGCGCCGCCCGCCCGTCCCGCGCGCCCGGACGACCTCGCCTTCCTCATCTACACCTCCGGCTCCACCGGCACCCCCAAGGGCGTGATGGTGACCCGGGCCGGACTCGCCAACCAACTGGCGGCCAAGCGGTCCGCGCAACCCCTCGGCCCGGACGACCGGGTGCTGCTGCACACCGCGTGCGGCTTCGACATCTCCGTCTCCGAGATGCTGTGGCCACTGGTCACCGGCGCCTGCCTGGTCACCCCGGACGGGGCCTGTCCGGCCGACCTGGAGCGGATGGCCGCGCTCTGCGCCGAACACCACGTCACCGCCTGCTACTTCGTCCCGTCGGTGCTGCGGGAACTCCTCGCCGTGCCCGGCGCCGCCGGACACCTCGCCGGGGTACGCCAACTCCAGTGCGCCGGTGAGGAGTTGACCCCGCAGCTCGCCGCCTCGGTGCACCGGCTGCTGCCCGGCGCCCGGCTGTACAACGTCTACGGCCCGGCCGAGGCCACCATCGAGGTCACCGTCGGAGCCGTCGACCCGGGCGTCGATCCCGGCGGCAAGGTGCCCGTCGGCCGCCCGGTCGCCGGGGCCCGGCTGTACGTGCTGGACGCGGGCGGACGGCCGGTGCCGGTCGGGGTGGCCGGTGAGGTCTGCGTCGGCGGCGTCCAGGTGAGCCGGGGCTACCTGGGCCGTCCGGCGGCCACCGCGGAACGGTTCGTCCCCGATCCGGCGGTCCCCGGCGGCCGGCTCTACCGCACCGGGGACCGCGGTCGCTGGCGCCCGGACGGACGCCTGGAGATCCTGGGCCGCCTCGACCGGGAGACCAAGATCCGCGGCCAGCGGGTCGACCCCGGCGAGATCGAGGCCGTCCTGCGGGGCCACCCCGCCGTCTCCGCGGCGGCCGTGACCGTCACCACCGACGGCGGCGGTCCGCCCCGGCTCGTCGCCCACGTGGTACCGGAACCGCCCGGCCCCGCCGCGGTCCCGGCCGACCTCCTCCGCGGCCACCTGCGGCAGCGGCTGCCGCGCCACATGGTGCCGGAGGTCTTCGTCGCCCTGCCGGCGCTCCCCCTCGGGGCCAACGGCAAGACCGACCTGGCCGCGCTGCCCGCCCCGCCCGCCGCCCGTCCGGACACCTCACCCGACGCCGCCCCCCGCACCCCGGTGGAACGCCTGGTCGCCGCCATCTGGACCGACGTGCTCGGCGTCGAACACATCGGCCGCCACGACGACTTCTTCGACCTCGGCGGCCACTCCCTGCTCGCCACCCGCATCGCCGTCCGCCTGCGCGACACCTTCGGCGTCGACCTGACCATCGCCGACCTGCTCCACCACGACCTGACCGTCGCCGCCCTGGCCCGCGCCGTCGAACAGCGCCGCCTCGCCCGGACCAGCGCGGCCGAACTGCGCGAAGCCCTCGAAGCCGTCCGCGCCCTGTCCCCCGCCCAGTCCCGCGCCCTCCTCGGCGACCCCGACACCCCGCCGGCCCCCTGA
- a CDS encoding thioesterase II family protein, with translation MWLRDWSRRPDVAVRLLCLPPAGGAAHLFRRWARKLPDHIGVLAVEPPGRGSRLREPPVHDLDAVVSGPDSLGREVEALLDVPLVVFGHSMGALVGRALCARLRERDPGWRPALFVAAASEAPDSVRLQLPAAGLGDEEVLEFLREHGGTPAELLADPEYRALLIPAVRADLALAAAAGRASGPVPGCPVRVYLGAGDTSVTVADTAGWQAYGDGDFARHTFDGGHFFVQQAEDEVVARLAADITGCAAPHPRATTPRG, from the coding sequence GTGTGGCTCCGTGACTGGTCGCGCCGCCCGGACGTGGCGGTGCGGCTGTTGTGTCTGCCGCCGGCCGGCGGGGCGGCCCATCTGTTCCGCCGCTGGGCGCGCAAACTCCCCGACCACATCGGGGTGTTGGCCGTCGAGCCGCCCGGCCGCGGTTCACGGCTGCGGGAGCCGCCGGTGCACGACCTGGACGCGGTGGTGTCGGGGCCCGACTCGCTGGGCCGCGAGGTCGAGGCGCTGCTCGACGTGCCGCTGGTGGTCTTCGGGCACAGCATGGGCGCGCTGGTGGGACGGGCGCTCTGTGCCCGGCTGCGGGAACGCGACCCGGGCTGGCGCCCCGCCCTCTTCGTGGCCGCCGCCAGCGAGGCCCCCGACTCGGTTCGGCTGCAACTGCCCGCCGCCGGACTCGGCGACGAGGAGGTGCTGGAGTTCCTGCGGGAGCACGGCGGCACCCCGGCCGAGCTGCTGGCCGACCCCGAGTACCGGGCGCTGCTGATCCCCGCGGTCCGCGCCGACCTCGCGCTCGCCGCCGCCGCGGGCCGGGCGTCCGGGCCCGTCCCCGGCTGTCCGGTGCGGGTCTACCTCGGGGCCGGCGACACCTCGGTGACCGTGGCCGACACCGCCGGGTGGCAGGCGTACGGCGACGGTGACTTCGCCCGGCACACCTTCGACGGCGGCCACTTCTTCGTGCAGCAGGCCGAGGACGAGGTGGTCGCCCGGCTGGCGGCCGACATCACCGGGTGCGCCGCACCGCACCCGCGCGCAACCACCCCCCGCGGCTGA
- a CDS encoding B12-binding domain-containing radical SAM protein, which yields MRLTLVQPPNGFVDRYDLAPPLGLLTLAAVAREHGAEVSLVDFNLMGMGDPSLHGADFYPRAVRAIAETQPDLVGFTSMAVESHVCLELARLLKAADPRLLTVLGGPHFSSIAREALDAFDWIDYVVTGEGEQALISLLRVLGGAPGELVNVAHRSGGEVALRRALKGMTSLDELPFPAYDLVELDDYFALNPLRLLNVDHARGCMFRCSFCYSPGHWGQGEQTKSASAVAEQVARMHAMGARHLFFVQDNLVNSVKATQELCAALTGSGTGITWNAYATMQRLTPDLLDRLAAAGCTELFVGVDAISEEAQRSFAKHFFKGWEPLKQRLRDCLDRGIIPTCAFMIDIPEGDDHRSTDLALTTALLTRNLGCGIRLNTLTVYNATATATEFAGLPRSYTDLKPRLLLDTPPVVQDNPYARRAPGLFPFHSTFLPLPAYTRFVSAMHAAYTLFSAFPRTLLQYVLVDEGSLWELLEAVVGGLDLLAVEPRRRRAVERERFQDLFAARRLSASTRDAFALECAELRVSLAPGGPAVEVSDGTGQRWFQPRPHEVVRLQEPLADLSRDHRAEPVESPGDYLVLRKAGQLEYFAADPSLLAQLERIRGTAAGSGPVTLDPDVLAELTAAGVLDPVKEV from the coding sequence ATGCGTCTGACTCTGGTGCAGCCGCCGAACGGCTTCGTCGACCGTTACGATCTGGCGCCACCGCTCGGACTGCTCACGCTGGCCGCCGTGGCCCGCGAGCACGGCGCCGAGGTGTCGCTGGTGGACTTCAACCTGATGGGCATGGGCGATCCGTCGCTGCACGGGGCGGACTTCTACCCCCGTGCCGTGCGTGCCATCGCCGAAACCCAGCCGGATCTGGTGGGTTTCACCTCGATGGCGGTGGAGTCGCACGTCTGCCTGGAGCTGGCGCGGCTGCTCAAGGCGGCGGATCCGCGGCTGCTGACGGTGCTGGGCGGGCCGCACTTCTCCTCGATCGCCCGGGAGGCGCTGGACGCCTTCGACTGGATCGACTACGTGGTCACCGGCGAGGGCGAGCAGGCGCTGATCTCGCTGCTGCGCGTGCTGGGCGGCGCCCCGGGCGAACTGGTCAACGTGGCCCACCGGTCCGGCGGCGAGGTGGCGCTGCGCCGCGCGCTGAAGGGCATGACGTCCCTCGACGAGCTGCCGTTCCCGGCGTACGACCTGGTGGAGCTGGACGACTACTTCGCGCTCAACCCGCTCCGGCTGCTCAACGTCGACCACGCCCGGGGCTGCATGTTCCGCTGTTCGTTCTGCTACAGCCCCGGTCACTGGGGCCAGGGCGAGCAGACGAAGAGCGCGTCGGCGGTGGCCGAGCAGGTGGCGCGGATGCACGCGATGGGCGCCCGTCACCTGTTCTTCGTCCAGGACAACCTGGTCAACTCGGTGAAGGCGACCCAGGAGTTGTGCGCCGCGCTGACCGGGTCGGGCACCGGGATCACCTGGAACGCCTACGCCACCATGCAGCGGCTCACCCCGGACCTGCTCGACCGGCTGGCGGCGGCGGGGTGCACGGAGCTGTTCGTCGGGGTGGACGCCATCTCGGAGGAGGCGCAGCGCTCGTTCGCCAAGCACTTCTTCAAGGGCTGGGAGCCGCTCAAGCAGCGGCTGCGGGACTGCCTGGACCGGGGCATCATCCCCACCTGCGCCTTCATGATCGACATCCCGGAGGGCGACGACCACCGCAGCACCGACCTGGCGCTGACCACCGCGCTGCTCACCCGCAACCTCGGCTGCGGCATCCGCCTCAACACGCTGACGGTCTACAACGCCACCGCCACGGCCACCGAGTTCGCCGGTCTGCCGCGCAGCTACACCGACCTCAAGCCACGGCTGCTGCTGGACACCCCGCCCGTGGTGCAGGACAACCCGTACGCCCGGCGGGCCCCCGGGCTCTTCCCGTTCCACAGCACCTTCCTGCCGCTGCCCGCCTACACCCGCTTCGTGTCGGCGATGCACGCCGCCTACACGCTCTTCTCCGCCTTCCCGCGCACCCTGCTCCAGTACGTCCTGGTGGACGAGGGGTCGCTGTGGGAGCTGCTGGAGGCGGTGGTCGGCGGACTCGACCTGCTGGCGGTGGAGCCGCGGCGGCGCCGGGCGGTGGAACGGGAACGGTTCCAGGACCTCTTCGCCGCCCGCCGGCTGTCGGCCAGCACCCGGGACGCCTTCGCCCTGGAGTGCGCCGAGCTGCGGGTGAGCCTGGCGCCCGGCGGTCCGGCCGTCGAGGTGTCGGACGGGACCGGGCAGCGCTGGTTCCAGCCGCGACCGCACGAAGTGGTCCGGTTGCAGGAGCCTCTCGCCGATCTGTCGCGCGATCATCGGGCGGAGCCGGTGGAGAGCCCGGGGGACTACCTGGTCCTCCGGAAGGCGGGTCAGCTCGAATACTTCGCGGCAGACCCCTCGTTGCTGGCGCAGTTGGAACGGATCCGCGGCACCGCCGCCGGTTCCGGACCGGTGACGTTGGACCCCGACGTCCTCGCCGAGCTGACCGCCGCAGGCGTACTCGACCCCGTGAAGGAGGTGTAG